The Fragaria vesca subsp. vesca linkage group LG2, FraVesHawaii_1.0, whole genome shotgun sequence genome includes a window with the following:
- the LOC101300195 gene encoding probable N-acetyl-gamma-glutamyl-phosphate reductase, chloroplastic-like: MSSATLSSNFLQTGCQWKGGVKNLEGNKRNAGKVFVQCSVNSKTQKAEKQVRLGVLGASGYTGSEIVRLLANHPHFGITLMTADRKAGQSIGSVFPHLICQDLPKMVAIKDADFSDVDAVFCCLPHGTTQEIIKGLPKSLKIVDLSADFRLQDISEYEEWYGQAHRAPDLQKEAVYGLTEILREEIKSARLVANPGCYPTSIQLPLVPLFKANLIQHKNIIIDAKSGVSGAGRGAKEANLYTEIAEGLYSYGITRHRHVPEIEQGLSGATNSKVTISFTPHLMPMSRGMQSTIYVEMAPGVEIKDLQQQLRLSYEDEEFVVLLEDGVVPRTHNTRGSNYCFINVFPDRIPGRAIIISVIDNLVKGASGQALQNLNVMMGFPESTGLLYQPLFP, translated from the exons ATGAGCTCTGCAACTCTCAGCTCCAATTTTCTCCAAACTGGGTGCCAATGGAAG GGTGGAGTGAAGAATTTAGAGGGTAATAAGCGAAATGCAGGGAAGGTGTTTGTGCAATGTTCTGTGAATTCAAAAACCCAGAAAGCAGAGAAGCAAGTTCGCCTTGGTGTTCTTGGGGCCAGTGGTTATACTGGTTCTGAG ATTGTTCGGCTGCTGGCAAATCATCCTCATTTTGGCATTACCTTAATGACTGCTGATAGAAAAGCTGGACAGTCCATTGGATCAGTGTTTCCTCATCTAATTTGTCAA GATCTGCCAAAGATGGTTGCTATCAAGGATGCTGATTTTTCTGATGTGGATGCAGTATTTTGTTGTTTACCACATGGAACAACACAG GAAATAATCAAGGGCCTTCCAAAGAGTTTAAAGATTGTTGATCTGTCTGCT GACTTCCGTCTACAAGATATATCTGAGTATGAAGAATGGTACGGTCAGGCACATAGAGCACCAGATTTGCAG AAAGAAGCTGTGTATGGTTTGACAGAGATTTTGAGGGAGGAGATTAAAAGTGCACGTCTAGTTGCTAACCCTGGCTGTTATCCGACGTCTATTCAGCTTCCCCTTGTTCCACTATTTAAG GCTAATCTCATTCAACATAAAAACATTATTATAGACGCAAAATCTGGTGTTAGTGGAGCAG GACGTGGTGCCAAGGAGGCAAATTTGTACACTGAAATAGCTGAAGGCTTATATTCTTATGGCATTACCCGTCATCGCCATG TACCGGAAATTGAGCAGGGACTATCTGGTGCTACCAATTCAAAAGTAACCATTAGTTTTACTCCGCATCTAATGCCAATG AGCCGTGGTATGCAATCAACTATTTATGTGGAAATGGCTCCAGGGGTTGAAATCAAGGACTTGCAGCAACAGTTGAGGTTATCCTATGAG GATGAAGAATTTGTAGTTTTGTTGGAGGACGGTGTTGTTCCTCGCACGCATAATACTCGAGGGTCTAATTATTGTTTCATCAATGTCTTTCCTGATCGAATCCCAGGAAGAGCAATAATAATTTCAGTT
- the LOC101313387 gene encoding uncharacterized protein LOC101313387, which produces MMRDFKFLRSNSGRKEEAENVPVNPKDLTTVTGRTSSESSRAPFNPIQDPDQNPKPEQESGNIRSKVEKTPTKASKAKASDLRTPEKHGAAVSARKRFGWAQRNDSGDFHEDGGNCSTQVSRGGGGNGIGGLPNLTPRTGRTVGKGGSSFSESGSTHTTPTKSVSKPPNSVLFRSKVDGGVGGRGGNFAALYKGIPISSGPCTTVVNSVEVPHFDLKEDSSFWMEHNVQVLIRVRPLNSMERSTHGYNRCLKQENAQTITWIGQPETRFTFDHVACETVDQDMLFRMAGLPMVENCLSGYNSCMFAYGQTGSGKTYTMLGEIDDLEDKPSPHRGMTPRIFEFLFARIQVEEETRKDEKLKYSCKCSFLEIYNEQITDLLDPSSSNLLLREDVTKGVYVENLSEFEVHTVSDILRLLIQGSSNRRVAATNMNRESSRSHSVFTCVIESRWEKDSTTNFRFARLNLVDLAGSERQKTSGAEGERLKEAANINKSLSTLGHVIMVLVDVAHGKIKHIPYRDSRLTFLLQDSLGGNSKTMIISNVSPSIGCAAETLNTLKFAQRAKLIQNNAVVNEDSTGDCIALQHQIRLLKEELYILKRHHVSRSLSFGSPNIEDSQVQNIDCVGNICGMDLQCQDAFLDDEAKGTVRLSTKQLKSVEKTLAGALRREKMAEATIKQLEAEKEHLNRLVCQREDDTRSTKMMLRFREDKIKKMEALINGSIPAEAYLVDENRALSEEIQLLQAKLDKNPEVTRFAYENIRLLHQLRRLEEYYEEGERDLLLDDVSKLRDQVLIDYDGHSFQLKDTCKELDECRRSLNACLEDNAKLNREIDDLHKMLNTLRSTPIDEDGDLASKVHNAIHIQEIEREHAEEILSLQLELDIINIILKEERTSQDERVSFFNRDLQLANEELSRKRKQHDDANIKLQEANCIIAALETQQIMSNNGMEDLRKSNSRYVQLLSKQELELRALKEQCTSKEFKDVSSLSCSNNHDSPLQGKLKRMQDSLEMAKRMNMWYQTDRAFQVSNEEEVEEVRRQAEAETAEVIVCMQEELSILQQQVQDSQFKELEVNKNVLMLENELKVVQEKLHNLNVDNERLSKELEEKDGEIRTLSEEWTLLSSDIEGVLSGGYEVLVDASDELDLIFNSFPEKRIWISEQVSRVVQIALEKESLIEELRTCLEDANNKRSDVECMLKSLKGATLAITEAHQQEYSEKEKELLLLTTQLKTETSTVEKLGNRVKLLEDQIKKTSVCATVAFVVVNSLAERNRNNLDALERNSIRLNESEELISMKVSLLSDQATVIAEAESRIQSLNEELSDCNKTCENLRKELVEEQERACTIEQKLEDIEEENILKTKEKLAELQTGVSTLRSCMDPHMEHHRSCNKNPQVLSMNSEGEDATGTVQDHSGSKQFLEDQSSNIFGKIRDECGRDVTIILLKKEIEAALDSLKQVQAEMDNLHEKNKIMCKSEQQSRDSMKVIGLQVLNLQSTLNEVELQSKGKLEALNLRLEAFEHIVQESRSHWCQRKELIELEVDDAKLDAAQKFAEVACILAKFEEAQDTMKEADIMVNELMICNENMKLEIEMLKNLEASLNSDRDALLNDVQRLQSINDLSNQKLEHVEEMRASDVMQMNAVIVELEDILAGIQAAYKENFMLLSSDLCSVKSLLAESSKFVRSLLEDIWSDIIVKDCAVSVLHLCHMGFFLETVTGLNVENGLLQHGLCESNSVVADLRQHKDKSKRELEMCQILKEKLLADIKTSFDRIIRKEEEAGKLNMKVTSFEKQISELQIQEELMLQVSNCMGSQLDNLLKELDLSNSNIGALLLDQEKLLKEKDEELESQVECLMIEWCAKDFESLVLASELEEMATHIADMGRENIACSARLEDFKKEVVLLKVDSNLKEQFLLDKEVEVACLQKKAEEEREGLLLQMDKAFKQDIQLLNDVARLNDALKGELGEVKETEVRLLNQVHVLEAEYQKLKEDLNIKERSLELFSSQISALHQKNQSLQDDIHTLHTSSHGLQDALKKKDAELSRMNFLEMENDSLKIEIRKFETEGDTLMQENVLFREQLRCLKKSREEVLSMWSVTVKSCADSMETADSLGERLRNIIKEDGAMILEKMSDEIYDTVDRVIEQFDCLECHTEELVSKNLSLQAELLRKDEVLKGLLFDLSLLQESASKNKDHQDEIKEVVASLGALEAELSVKSCELDEANSNIQMLETQLQEKNDLISHLELGLLQVHESLNVLSSENGELRAHIEGVMAAHNSALKELTEKKKIIESLKMEVLEMSNALGLMNDSNESLRSNLNELARERDLLHIEMINLKEFLEREQARADEFEVIANETQQIAELRKNYADDKEAEVKLLEQSIEELERTVNVLENKVDIVKEEAERQRLHGEELESELQAVKHQMLNVENANADMSRHLDEKEKSIQEVQWNIRILERDITQKDAEIAQYKAHISELNLHAEAQACEYKQKFKALESMAEQVRPEGHSTHATSSAPNKTEKYATKSRGSGSPFKCIGLGMAQQIKSEKDEELMAARTRIEELESLALCRQKEIFNLNSKLASADSMTHDVLRDLLGVKLDMTSYASLLDNQQVQKITEKARLHSFESKEKEQEVVKLKKQLNEFIEERRGWLEEIERKQAETIAAQIALEKLRQRDQLHRTENEVLKMENANHKKKVMELEGEVDKLSGQQNIQQRIHHHAKIKEENHMLKTHNEELSTKLRRTEVLLSRCKEKLARYRASVGRSPYVDFDEEQRLSNKVKEIEEEKLQLAQKLLGLCTSVLKAAGITKPIPNINPSIAEEALDQLKTKVTSLDRELQDLKVKNKITSERLRLSELMPQASPKSSKPDENCQTPRRMSQAPYLSALDR; this is translated from the exons GTTCTTATACGTGTTCGTCCTCTCAATAGCATGGAGCGAAGTACACATGGATACAACAGGTGTTTGAAGCAAGAAAATGCTCAGACAATTACTTGGATTGGGCAACCAGAAACTCGATTCACATTTGATCATGTAGCATGTGAAACAGTTGACCAG GACATGCTTTTCAGGATGGCTGGTTTACCGATGGTAGAGAATTGCTTGTCGGGGTATAACAGCTGTATGTTTGCTTATGGTCAG ACAGGAAGTGGGAAGACCTATACCATGCTTGGGGAGATTGACGATTTAGAAGATAAGCCCAGTCCACATCGTGGAATGACACCACGGATTTTTGAGTTTTTATTTGCAAGAATTCAAGTG GAAGAGGAAACTCGGAAGGATGAAAAACTAAAATACAGTTGCAAGTGCTCTTTCCTAGAAATTTACAATGAACAAATCACTGATCTCCTTGATCCCTCTTCATCCAATTTGCTT CTACGGGAAGATGTGACGAAAGGTGTTTATGTTGAAAATCTCTCTGAATTTGAAGTTCATACCGTGAGTGATATTTTGAGGCTACTAATCCAG GGATCTTCAAATAGGAGAGTTGCTGCAACAAATATGAACAGAGAAAGCAGTCGGTCACACAGCGTCTTTACTTGTGTAATTGAGAGCAGATGGGAAAAGGATTCAACGACTAACTTCCGCTTTGCTAGATTAAATCTAGTTGATTTGGCTGGTTCAGAAAG GCAGAAGACTTCCGGCGCTGAGGGTGAGCGGTTGAAGGAAGCAGCTAATATTAATAAATCACTATCGACACTTGG TCATGTCATCATGGTTCTAGTGGATGTGGCACACGGGAAGATAAAACATATACCTTATAGAGACTCTAGGCTAACCTTCCTTTTACAG GATTCACTCGGTGGTAATTCAAAAACAATGATCATTTCAAATGTCAGCCCTTCTATCGG ATGTGCAGCTGAAACGCTGAACACACTTAAATTTGCTCAGCGAGCAAAACTTATTCAAAACAAT GCTGTGGTGAATGAAGATTCTACAGGAGATTGCATTGCTCTACAACACCAAATACGACTTCTAAAG GAGGAACTCTATATTCTTAAACGTCATCATGTCTCCCGGTCGTTGTCATTTGGTTCCCCCAATATTGAAGACAGTCAAGTACAAAATATTGATTGTGTTGGAAACATATGTGGCATGGATCTACAATGTCAGGATGCTTTTCTTGATGATGAAGCAAAAGGAACTGTGAGACTGTCCACCAAACAG TTAAAGTCTGTGGAAAAAACACTTGCTGGTGCCCTTCGCCGGGAGAAAATGGCTGAAGCTACAATCAAGCAACTTGAAGCTGAAAAAGAGCACTTGAACCGCTTG GTTTGTCAAAGAGAGGATGACACCAGATCCACTAAAATGATGCTTAGGTTTCGGGAAGACAAAATTAAGAAGATGGAGGCACTAATTAATGGTTCTATTCCCGCTGAGGCATATTTAGTGGATGAGAACAGAGCGCTCTCTGAAGAGATTCAGCTACTTCAGGCTAAACTTGATAAGAATCCTGAAGTAACGCGGTTCGCATATGAGAATATAAGGCTTCTGCACCAACTTAGAAG GTTAGAAGAGTATTATGAGGAAGGAGAGAGAGATTTACTGTTGGATGACGTATCGAAACTGCGAGATCAGGTACTTATAG ATTATGATGGTCATTCGTTTCAGTTAAAAGACACCTGTAAAGAGTTAGATGAATGCAGACGCAGCTTAAATGCTTGTTTGGAGGATAATGCAAAACTCAATAG AGAAATTGATGATCTGCACAAAATGTTGAACACTCTCAGATCTACACCTATTGATGAAGATGGTGATTTGGCTTCGAAG GTGCATAATGCTATTCACATCCAGGAGATAGAAAGGGAACATGCAGAAGAAATTTTGAGTTTGCAGCTGGAATTGGACATAATAAATATCATTTTAAAAGAAGAGAGGACTTCTCAAGATGAAAGAGTATCTTTCTTCAATAGAGATCTGCAGCTAGCAAATGAAGAACTCTCTCGAAAACGCAAACAACATGATGATGCAAACATCAAACTACAAGAGGCTAACTGCATCATTGCAGCTCTCGAGACTCAGCAAATCATGTCAAACAATGGGATGGAGGACTTGAGGAAAAGTAACAGTCGTTATGTGCAGCTTTTGAGTAAACAGGAGCTTGAACTAAGGGCTCTAAAGGAGCAATGTACTTCTAAGGAGTTTAAAGACGTATCGTCTTTGAGCTGTTCAAACAATCATGACTCTCCACTACAGGGAAAATTGAAGCGGATGCAAGATTCCCTTGAAATGGCCAAGAGAATGAATATGTGGTACCAAACTGATCGTGCATTTCAAGTGTCTAATGAAGAAGAAGTGGAGGAAGTCCGCAGGCAGGCTGAGGCTGAAACTGCTGAGGTAATTGTCTGTATGCAGGAAGAACTTAGCATTCTTCAACAGCAGGTCCAAGATAGCCAATTCAAAGAACTGGAAGTGAATAAAAATGTATTGATGCTGGAGAATGAACTGAAAGTGGTGCAAGAGAAACTGCACAACTTGAATGTAGATAATGAAAGGTTAAGTAAAGAGCTTGAGGAGAAAGATGGAGAAATAAGAACATTATCAGAAGAATGGACATTATTGTCCAGTGATATTGAAGGAGTACTTTCTGGTGGATATGAAGTGCTAGTTGATGCTTCTGATGAGCTTGACTTAATATTCAACTCCTTTCCAGAGAAAAGAATTTGGATTTCTGAACAAGTTAGCAGGGTTGTACAGATTGCCTTGGAGAAGGAGTCTTTGATTGAAGAACTGAGAACATGTTTAGAAGATGCAAATAATAAGAGAAGTGATGTTGAGTGCATGCTCAAGTCTTTGAAAGGAGCAACACTAGCTATTACTGAAGCACACCAGCAGGAGTATTCTGAAAAAGAGAAAGAATTGCTCCTTTTAACAACTCAGTTGAAAACAGAGACATCTACAGTGGAGAAGCTGGGGAATAGAGTGAAGTTGCTTGAAGATCAGATCAAGAAAACATCAGTCTGTGCAACAGTTGCCTTTGTTGTTGTGAATAGCTTAGCAGAAAGGAATCGTAATAATCTTGATGCATTAGAGCGTAATAGTATACGGCTTAATGAATCAGAAGAGTTGATCTCAATGAAGGTCTCCCTTCTCAGTGATCAGGCCACTGTGATAGCAGAAGCTGAGAGTAGAATTCAGTCTCTAAATGAGGAGCTTTCTGATTGCAATAAAACTTGTGAAAATCTAAGAAAGGAGCTTGTTGAGGAGCAGGAACGTGCTTGCACCATTGAACAAAAGCTTGAAGATATTGAAGAAGAAAACATTTTGAAGACAAAGGAGAAACTGGCTGAGCTACAAACTGGTGTATCTACACTCAGGTCATGCATGGACCCACATATGGAGCATCACAGAAGCTGTAATAAGAATCCACAAGTACTTTCTATGAATTCTGAAGGAGAAGATG CTACCGGGACCGTGCAAGACCACAGCGGGAGTAAACAATTTCTTGAAGACCAGAGTTCTAATATTTTTGGGAAGATTAGAGATGAGTGTGGTAGAGATGTTACCATTATACTTCTGAAAAAGGAAATTGAAGCTGCCCTTGATAGCTTAAAACAGGTACAGGCTGAGATGGACAACCTACATGAAAAGAACAAAATAATGTGCAAGTCTGAGCAACAGAGTCGGGATAGCATGAAAGTTATTGGTTTGCAGGTTCTTAATCTGCAATCAACTTTAAATGAAGTAGAATTGCAATCCAAAGGAAAGTTGGAAGCTCTCAATCTTAGACTGGAGGCATTTGAACATATTGTGCAGGAATCTAGGTCTCATTGGTGCCAAAGAAAAGAA TTGATTGAACTAGAAGTTGATGATGCCAAGTTAGATGCAGCCCAGAAATTTGCTGAGGTCGCTTGTATTCTGGCTAAGTTTGAAGAGGCTCAAGATACTATGAAGGAAGCAGATATAATGGTCAATGAGCTGATGATATGCAATGAAAATATGAAGCTTGAAATAGAAATGCTGAAGAATCTAGAAGCCTCATTGAACAGTGATAGGGATGCGTTACTGAATGATGTCCAAAGGTTGCAGTCTATCAATGATCTGAGCAATCAGAAATTGGAACACGTTGAAGAGATGCGAGCTTCAGATGTAATGCAAATGAATGCTGTAATTGTAGAGCTGGAGGACATTCTTGCAGGAATCCAGGCTGCTTACAAGGAAAACTTCATGCTTTTATCATCTGATCTCTGCAGCGTGAAGTCTTTGCTGGCAGAATCCTCAAAGTTTGTTCGTTCATTGCTTGAGGACATCTGGTCTGACATAATTGTGAAGGATTGTGCTGTGTCAGTGCTACACCTCTGTCACATGGGATTTTTTCTGGAAACAGTCACTGGGCTGAATGTAGAGAATGGTCTGCTTCAACATGGACTGTGTGAGTCTAACTCTGTTGTGGCTGATCTGAGGCAACACAAAGATAAGTCAAAAAGAGAGCTTGAGATGTGCCAGATTCTGAAGGAGAAATTGCTGGCTGACATTAAGACCAGTTTTGATCGCATCATTAGAAAAGAAGAGGAAGCTGGGAAGCTTAATATGAAGGTGACCTCTTTTGAGAAACAGATATCAGAACTACAGATACAAGAGGAGTTAATGTTGCAAGTGTCTAATTGTATGGGATCCCAGCTTGATAATTTACTGAAGGAGTTGGACTTAAGTAACTCAAACATTGGTGCATTGCTCCTAGATCAAGAGAAATTGCTCAAAGAGAAAGACGAGGAACTCGAATCTCAAGTTGAGTGTCTAATGATAGAATGGTGTGCTAAAGACTTTGAGTCACTTGTCTTGGCATCAGAATTAGAAGAGATGGCCACTCACATAGCTGACATGGGGAGAGAGAACATAGCTTGTTCTGCAAGGCTGGAAGATTTCAAGAAAGAAGTGGTTCTTTTGAAGGTTGATTCAAATTTAAAAGAACAGTTCTTATTGGACAAAGAGGTTGAGGTTGCTTGTCTTCAAAAGAAAGCAGAAGAGGAGAGGGAGGGCCTGTTGTTACAGATGGACAAGGCTTTTAAACAGGACATTCAGTTGTTGAATGATGTTGCTCGTTTGAATGATGCTTTGAAAGGTGAACTTGGTGAAGTTAAGGAAACAGAGGTGAGGTTGTTGAACCAGGTCCATGTACTTGAAGCTGAATATCAAAAATTAAAAGAAGATTTGAACATCAAGGAAAGGAGTTTAGAACTATTTTCCAGTCAGATTTCTGCCCTTCATCAAAAGAACCAAAGCTTGCAAGATGATATTCACACATTACACACCTCATCACATGGACTTCAAGATGCATTAAAGAAGAAAGATGCTGAGCTGAGCAGAATGAACTTTCTAGAGATGGAAAATGACTCGCTTAAAATTGAGATAAGGAAGTTTGAGACAGAAGGAGATACACTTATGCAAGAAAATGTTCTCTTCCGAGAACAACTTAGGTGTCTCAAGAAAAGTAGGGAGGAAGTCCTCTCCATGTGGAGTGTAACGGTCAAGAGTTGTGCTGATTCTATGGAAACAGCTGATTCGCTTGGTGAAAGATTGCGCAATATTATAAAGGAAGATGGTGCCATGATTTTGGAAAAAATGTCTGATGAAATATATGATACTGTAGACAGAGTTATCGAGCAGTTTGATTGCTTGGAGTGCCACACTGAGGAGTTGGTGTCTAAAAATCTGTCCCTTCAGGCTGAATTGCTGAGAAAGGATGAAGTTCTTAAAGGTTTGTTATTCGATCTGAGCTTGTTGCAGGAATCTGCATCTAAAAATAAAGATCATCAAGATGAAATTAAAGAAGTAGTAGCTTCTTTGGGAGCTTTAGAGGCTGAGCTTTCTGTAAAATCGTGTGAGCTTGATGAGGCCAATTCTAATATCCAAATGCTTGAAACACAATTGCAGGAGAAGAACGACTTAATCTCTCATCTTGAGTTGGGTTTATTGCAAGTGCATGAGTCTCTGAATGTACTGTCCAGTGAAAATGGGGAGCTGAGAGCTCATATTGAAGGTGTCATGGCAGCACATAATTCTGCTTTGAAAGAATTGACAGAGAAGAAAAAGATTATAGAGAGCTTGAAAATGGAAGTCCTGGAAATGAGTAATGCTCTTGGCCTAATGAATGATTCCAATGAATCCTTAAGGAGCAATCTGAATGAACTTGCTAGAGAGAGGGATCTTCTCCACATTGAGATGATAAATTTGAAAGAGTTCCTGGAAAGAGAACAGGCACGGGCTGATGAATTTGAAGTGATTGCAAATGAAACTCAACAG ATAGCGGAGTTAAGAAAGAACTATGCTGACGACAAAGAGGCTGAGGTAAAGCTCTTGGAGCAGTCTATAGAGGAGCTCGAACGTACTGTCAATGTGCTAGAAAATAAG GTCGATATTGTTAAGGAGGAGGCTGAACGACAAAGGTTACATGGAGAAGAACTTGAATCTGAACTTCAAGCCGTAAAACATCAGATGCTGAATGTTGAAAATGCTAATGCTGACATGAGCAG ACATTTAGACGAGAAGGAGAAAAGCATTCAAGAAGTCCAGTGGAACATACGAATTCTCGAGAGGGATATAACACAGAAGGATGCAGAG ATTGCCCAATATAAAGCGCATATCTCTGAGTTAAATTTGCACGCTGAAGCACAGGCTTGTGAATATAAGCAAAAG TTCAAGGCATTGGAATCCATGGCTGAACAAGTCAGACCTGAAGGCCATTCCACTCATGCCACAAGTTCTGCACCAAACAAAACGGAGAAATATGCCACAAAGTCTAGAGGCTCTGGTTCCCCATTTAAATGCATCGGATTGGGCATGGCACAACAAATAAAATCTGAGAAGGATGAGGAACTTATGGCTGCAAGGACCCGCATTGAAGAGCTTGAATCCTTAGCATTATGTCGACAGAAAGAG ATATTTAATTTGAATTCCAAATTAGCTTCTGCTGATAGCATGACCCACGATGTACTTCGGGATTTACTGGGAGTCAAGTTGGATATGACCTCCTACGCG TCACTATTGGATAATCAACAAGTGCAAAAGATCACAGAGAAGGCCCGACTTCATAGTTTTGAATCTAAGGAAAAG GAGCAGGAGGTAGTTAAGCTGAAAAAACAGCTTAATGAATTCATTGAGGAACGAAGAGG ATGGCTAGAGGAAATTGAACGAAAGCAGGCTGAAACCATAGCTGCGCAAATTGCTTTGGAAAAACTTCGGCAGCGAGATCAGTTACACAGAACTGAAAATGAGGTGCTCAAG ATGGAGAACGCAAATCATAAAAAGAAGGTGATGGAACTTGAAGGAGAAGTAGATAAACTGTCTGGGCAGCAAAACATCCAACAAAGGATCCATCATCATGCAAAAATCAAG GAAGAAAATCACATGCTAAAAACTCACAATGAAGAACTTAGCACTAAGCTTCGACGGACAGAGGTTCTTCTATCACGTTGCAAGGAAAAGCTTGCTCGCTATCGTGCTTCTGTTGGGAGAAGCCCTTATGTTGATTTTGATGAGGAGCAACGACTGAGTAACAAAGTGAAG GAAATCGAGGAAGAGAAGCTGCAGCTAGCACAGAAATTATTAGGCCTGTGTACAAGTGTTCTGAAG GCTGCTGGAATAACAAAACCAATACCCAATATAAATCCTTCCATTGCTGAAGAGGCACTCGATCAACTCAAGACCAAAGTTACGTCATTGGATAGAGAATTGCAAGATCTAAAGGTTAAG AATAAGATAACCAGTGAAAGACTTAGATTGTCAGAGCTCATGCCACAAGCTTCGCCAAAAAGCTCAAAACCAGATGAGAATTGCCAGACTCCTAGAAGAATGTCCCAAGCTCCATATTTATCTGCTCTAGATCGATGA